In Desulfopila inferna, a single genomic region encodes these proteins:
- a CDS encoding DUF6657 family protein — protein MAEIRSTIDMVMERAAKMAAESKEETRGGDAVREGMRLAAEYLQSGEGNNLHALLQKRAKEEQPAILRGMTDTLLRNIVLPRDEFLLESSTRALAAVAELAPGDTTSTCQELQQILNQYSQHKEQMQQQLDDAIRAQLEQKLAQQGTQLTEDMNINPAMHPQYREELEKMLTNLNNQYNEALDQRKEMIRRQLLPPNNG, from the coding sequence ATGGCGGAAATACGAAGCACCATTGATATGGTTATGGAACGAGCGGCCAAAATGGCAGCCGAATCCAAGGAAGAGACAAGGGGCGGCGATGCCGTCAGGGAAGGCATGCGTCTTGCCGCGGAATACCTGCAAAGCGGAGAGGGCAATAATCTGCATGCTCTGCTGCAAAAACGGGCCAAGGAGGAGCAACCAGCCATTCTCAGGGGCATGACCGATACCCTGCTCCGCAACATTGTTCTTCCCCGCGATGAATTCCTTCTGGAAAGCAGCACCAGGGCGTTGGCCGCCGTGGCCGAACTCGCCCCGGGAGATACAACCTCAACATGTCAGGAACTGCAGCAAATCCTGAACCAGTACAGTCAGCACAAAGAGCAGATGCAGCAGCAGCTTGACGACGCTATCAGGGCACAGCTCGAACAGAAACTGGCACAACAGGGAACGCAGCTTACCGAAGACATGAACATTAATCCGGCGATGCATCCGCAATACAGGGAAGAACTCGAGAAGATGCTGACCAATCTCAACAATCAGTACAACGAAGCACTGGACCAGAGAAAAGAAATGATCCGCCGGCAGCTTTTGCCGCCAAATAACGGCTGA
- a CDS encoding ABC transporter ATP-binding protein, whose amino-acid sequence MPEQKPLLEIANLRKVYKNTVAVDDVSLKIYPGDCLGLLGPNGAGKTTTIEIIEDIIEPTSGQILYRGEQRKSSFKEEVGIQFQHTSLLNFLSVKETLRTFAKLFTDPEDFDILVSRCELGPLLERRNNKLSGGQQQRLMLALALINRPRLVFLDEPSTGLDPQSRRNLWSIVEQIKDEGKTIILTTHSMEEAEHLCERIAIMDQGRIIAEGSPDGLIREHCGTNSIFLPAVAPTDVPPAFPYPWHQEKRGVRIECADIHEAIGHLSRMNVALSGLSISSANLEDVFLQLTGKQLRD is encoded by the coding sequence ATGCCGGAACAAAAACCACTGCTTGAGATAGCAAATCTTCGCAAAGTATATAAAAATACCGTTGCCGTCGATGATGTTTCCCTGAAGATTTATCCGGGTGACTGTCTAGGTCTGCTGGGCCCTAACGGGGCCGGAAAAACAACCACCATCGAAATTATCGAAGATATAATAGAGCCGACTTCCGGGCAGATTCTCTACCGGGGTGAACAGCGGAAAAGCTCTTTCAAAGAGGAGGTGGGCATTCAGTTTCAGCATACCTCATTACTGAATTTTCTTTCCGTCAAAGAGACACTGCGAACCTTCGCCAAACTTTTCACCGATCCCGAAGATTTTGATATCTTGGTATCCAGATGTGAGCTGGGCCCTCTGTTGGAAAGAAGAAACAATAAACTTTCAGGAGGGCAGCAGCAGCGCCTGATGCTCGCCCTGGCCCTTATCAACAGACCCAGACTGGTTTTTCTCGACGAACCATCGACAGGCCTCGATCCACAGTCTCGCAGAAATCTCTGGTCTATTGTCGAGCAGATCAAGGACGAAGGCAAAACCATCATCCTGACCACGCATTCCATGGAGGAGGCCGAGCACCTCTGTGAACGCATTGCCATTATGGACCAGGGAAGAATAATCGCGGAAGGGAGCCCAGACGGCTTGATCAGGGAGCACTGCGGCACCAATTCCATATTTCTTCCCGCAGTGGCTCCCACTGATGTTCCTCCCGCCTTTCCCTATCCCTGGCACCAGGAAAAACGAGGGGTACGCATTGAATGCGCAGACATTCACGAGGCTATCGGGCATCTCAGCAGGATGAATGTCGCACTCTCGGGACTGTCGATATCATCTGCCAATCTAGAGGATGTTTTCCTGCAGCTTACCGGAAAACAGCTGCGGGACTAA
- a CDS encoding ABC transporter permease, with the protein MNLKRVWSLFLARNLEFFRDKAAFGWNFAFPFLIIIGFGFIFDDQNYQKFKVGIFPAEAQESSLPNTLPESFLEEERITFLQLPDRQEGEELLRHHKIDLLLDRQSDEPAYWINDSSPQGYLAEKILLASYLPEDLKIAQKRVIKGREIRYIDWFFPGLLGMNMMFSALWGVGYVVVRYRKNGTLKRLKATPLTPLEYLSAQTLSRIFLLMFTLTIVWIGSDLIFDFQIQGSILLVFFLFFLGGLSLCALGLILAARGTSEEFTSGVLNFITWPMMFLSEVWFSLEGSPQWLKTLSQAFPLTHMLQGVRKVMNEGATFVDVQSECLFLVVFTAAALAVGAKMFSWNE; encoded by the coding sequence ATGAATCTTAAACGCGTATGGTCTCTTTTTCTGGCGAGAAATCTGGAATTTTTCAGGGACAAGGCCGCCTTCGGCTGGAATTTCGCCTTTCCTTTTCTAATTATCATCGGATTCGGCTTCATCTTCGATGACCAGAATTACCAGAAATTCAAGGTGGGCATTTTCCCTGCAGAGGCGCAGGAGTCTTCCCTGCCGAATACTCTCCCCGAATCGTTTCTGGAAGAGGAGCGGATAACCTTCCTCCAGTTGCCTGATCGCCAGGAGGGAGAAGAGTTATTGCGGCATCACAAGATCGACCTGCTCCTCGACAGGCAATCTGATGAGCCGGCCTACTGGATAAACGACTCTTCTCCGCAGGGATATCTCGCTGAAAAAATCCTCCTCGCCTCTTATCTTCCAGAAGATCTGAAGATTGCGCAAAAGCGGGTCATCAAAGGAAGGGAGATCAGATATATCGACTGGTTTTTCCCCGGCCTGCTCGGCATGAACATGATGTTTTCAGCTCTTTGGGGTGTCGGCTATGTGGTTGTGCGCTACCGCAAAAACGGCACTCTGAAAAGGCTGAAGGCGACCCCTCTCACCCCCCTGGAATATCTGAGTGCGCAGACCTTATCGCGGATATTTCTGCTGATGTTCACTTTGACAATCGTCTGGATTGGCTCTGATCTCATTTTTGATTTTCAGATTCAGGGCTCCATTCTCTTGGTTTTCTTTCTTTTTTTCCTCGGGGGACTGAGTCTCTGTGCCCTCGGATTGATCCTTGCGGCAAGAGGGACCAGCGAAGAGTTTACCAGTGGCGTATTAAACTTTATCACCTGGCCGATGATGTTCCTCTCAGAGGTCTGGTTTTCTTTGGAAGGCTCACCGCAGTGGTTGAAAACGCTATCCCAGGCCTTCCCGCTGACCCACATGCTCCAGGGTGTTCGCAAGGTCATGAACGAGGGGGCGACATTCGTCGATGTGCAGTCGGAATGTCTTTTCCTTGTTGTCTTTACCGCCGCAGCACTGGCAGTGGGGGCGAAGATGTTCTCCTGGAATGAATAG
- a CDS encoding YkgJ family cysteine cluster protein gives MPWTFWKKERKRAVCSQLTEQFTPVAGHADCGAPPPLPQPIAQSPGRIKVTLVRGICERCGACCAFFPVSFPEDEAEEGTGNNLLSSMSLPAGHLRRVMKGTEIRPHRCIALQGEIGLKVSCLIYNDRPSTCRMFRRSWEENIGNLLCDKARTVLGLQPFSQY, from the coding sequence ATGCCTTGGACGTTCTGGAAAAAAGAGAGGAAGAGGGCGGTCTGTTCTCAGTTGACGGAACAGTTCACCCCTGTCGCAGGACATGCCGACTGCGGAGCTCCGCCACCTTTACCTCAGCCAATTGCTCAGTCGCCGGGCCGCATTAAAGTAACTCTAGTCCGGGGCATCTGTGAGAGGTGCGGGGCCTGTTGTGCATTTTTCCCCGTTTCTTTTCCCGAGGATGAGGCAGAGGAAGGTACGGGCAATAACCTTCTGAGTAGCATGTCCCTCCCTGCGGGGCATTTAAGAAGAGTTATGAAGGGAACTGAAATAAGGCCGCATCGCTGTATAGCATTGCAGGGTGAGATAGGATTGAAGGTAAGTTGCCTCATCTATAACGATCGTCCGTCAACCTGCAGGATGTTCAGGAGGTCATGGGAGGAGAATATCGGCAACCTTCTCTGCGACAAGGCTCGTACAGTCCTGGGTCTACAACCTTTTTCGCAGTACTGA
- the yciA gene encoding acyl-CoA thioester hydrolase YciA, whose protein sequence is MKEKEEPQGEPILRTLAMPADTNPHGDIFGGWIMSQMDIAGGIKAKEVSESRVVTVAVDSIKFLRPVKVGDVVCCYGKVINIGTTSITISLEIWVKPMQGPHKERRYKVTQAAFTYVAVDDDGNKHPVLQRT, encoded by the coding sequence ATGAAAGAAAAAGAAGAACCACAGGGAGAGCCAATACTGAGAACTCTGGCAATGCCCGCCGATACCAACCCTCACGGCGACATCTTCGGCGGTTGGATTATGTCTCAAATGGATATCGCCGGCGGCATAAAGGCCAAGGAGGTCTCCGAATCCAGGGTGGTCACTGTCGCTGTCGACTCCATCAAATTTTTAAGGCCGGTTAAAGTCGGCGACGTTGTCTGCTGTTATGGCAAGGTCATTAACATCGGAACCACCTCCATAACCATCTCTTTAGAGATCTGGGTAAAACCGATGCAGGGACCACATAAGGAAAGACGATACAAGGTCACCCAGGCAGCATTCACTTATGTGGCGGTCGATGACGATGGCAACAAACACCCTGTCCTGCAAAGGACATAG
- a CDS encoding M24 family metallopeptidase, which yields MDYSARLALLRKSLAGKKLDAILVSRPENRRYLSGYTATDHGISETSGLLLITRKGSTFLLTDFRYREQAEREARGFKVLLNTKGLFHQLKSLLPDLGITSLGFESDYTLHSTADKLFGLGRDLAIKMIPLNGLVEKMRLVKSKDEIECIRQAVHLNEQVFQKTFKQLSGRETEIELALELGAEMRRRGAEREGFDTIVASGNTSSLPHAVPGRNVLAENAPVVIDMGLVLNGYCSDMTRSFCYGTADTRYLEIHRIVRRAQLAAISAVRSGVSAGSVDMAARKIIVDAGYGKHFGHAVGHGVGLAVHEEPRISAKSRKKLKAGMVITIEPGIYIPGWGGIRLEDMVVVREDGCENLNTDTTWLDI from the coding sequence ATGGATTACTCAGCTCGTCTTGCTCTATTGAGGAAAAGTCTGGCGGGAAAAAAACTTGATGCAATTTTAGTCAGCCGCCCTGAAAACAGGCGCTATCTTAGCGGTTATACCGCTACAGATCATGGCATCTCAGAAACATCCGGGCTTCTCCTGATCACCCGCAAAGGCTCCACTTTCCTGCTCACCGATTTCAGATACCGGGAACAGGCTGAGCGGGAGGCTCGTGGTTTTAAAGTTCTTCTCAACACCAAGGGACTCTTCCATCAACTTAAAAGCCTCCTGCCCGATCTGGGAATTACGTCTCTGGGCTTTGAGTCCGATTACACCCTGCACTCAACCGCTGACAAGCTTTTTGGACTGGGGCGAGACCTGGCCATTAAAATGATACCACTAAACGGCCTCGTCGAGAAAATGCGCCTGGTAAAGAGCAAGGACGAGATTGAATGTATCCGTCAGGCAGTGCATCTTAATGAGCAGGTTTTTCAAAAAACGTTTAAACAGCTCAGCGGCAGGGAAACCGAGATTGAGCTGGCTTTGGAATTAGGCGCGGAAATGCGGCGTCGGGGAGCCGAACGGGAAGGTTTCGATACCATCGTAGCTTCGGGTAATACAAGTTCGCTGCCTCATGCTGTTCCCGGCAGGAATGTCCTTGCTGAAAATGCTCCCGTAGTGATAGACATGGGCCTGGTGCTCAATGGCTATTGCTCGGATATGACCAGATCCTTCTGTTACGGCACAGCCGACACCAGATATCTTGAAATTCACCGCATCGTACGCCGGGCCCAGCTGGCCGCCATCTCTGCAGTTCGCTCGGGGGTTTCGGCAGGATCGGTGGACATGGCCGCACGAAAAATCATCGTGGACGCGGGCTACGGCAAGCATTTCGGTCACGCAGTGGGCCATGGAGTGGGTCTGGCTGTACACGAAGAGCCCAGGATTTCCGCGAAAAGCAGAAAGAAGCTCAAAGCCGGCATGGTAATAACCATAGAACCCGGTATCTATATTCCCGGCTGGGGAGGCATCCGTCTGGAGGACATGGTGGTTGTCAGAGAAGATGGCTGTGAAAATCTGAACACCGATACCACCTGGCTTGACATATGA
- a CDS encoding flagellar assembly protein A produces MSLKVKIFFKTATIACGKKEAQQLLEVGLLMPSGALLAAIVDNGSMPSSDGDQKNIKLIAGPLVKLSTDGLSLLSTQPGYPTLVREDNETTLRITISLEPLFLISKDAWTAKMSLYPSADPDSLPECSTILEMLKNEGVCWGVREKNIATALATMEADNLPQKNHIVARGRLPVNGENARLRLAFSTAPQSGKVQGDGRIDYRERRLFIGVDQGQLLATKVKATPGIPGVDIFGREVSPVPGKDLFFKPGPDILCDLDTGEIRAAFAGVLSVINENNVKVSAKHVISGDIDFHTGNIDSRDAVDISGTVKPGFKVTTGGDVVIGGNVEAANVDSRANVVLRGGILGEKALVQAAGDVDLNFSEGGSVFSRGSTIIRREVYFSTIQSLGDIICQKESRVVASDLYAGGSISVFQVDTDSSPNSLLAAATDPLRYERYLKLLKNLHLAHARIEKWHRHFGPGARNEGLEELEEELSDARSELLPFNLVPVSSEHDKTGGLRYACKQKISIRGWIQAGALIRIGNAETTLQNNYGKGYFALNSDTDKIEFHGAAT; encoded by the coding sequence GTGTCATTGAAGGTTAAAATATTTTTTAAGACAGCTACAATTGCCTGCGGCAAGAAGGAAGCACAGCAGCTCCTTGAAGTAGGCCTGTTGATGCCTTCGGGGGCACTGCTCGCAGCAATCGTAGACAACGGCTCAATGCCCTCCTCAGATGGAGACCAGAAGAATATTAAGCTTATCGCCGGTCCCCTCGTAAAGCTCTCCACAGACGGTCTTTCTCTGCTATCCACCCAACCTGGATACCCAACTCTTGTCCGTGAAGATAATGAAACGACACTACGGATCACTATTAGTCTGGAGCCTCTTTTCTTAATAAGCAAGGATGCCTGGACAGCAAAGATGTCACTCTATCCATCTGCCGATCCAGATTCCCTGCCGGAATGTTCGACAATTCTGGAAATGCTCAAGAATGAAGGTGTCTGCTGGGGAGTCCGGGAAAAAAATATTGCTACGGCTCTCGCCACAATGGAAGCTGATAATCTGCCCCAAAAAAACCATATCGTCGCCCGTGGTCGACTGCCGGTCAATGGCGAGAACGCCAGGTTGCGCCTTGCCTTTTCGACAGCACCGCAATCCGGTAAGGTGCAGGGTGACGGCCGCATAGATTATCGTGAACGCCGTCTTTTCATAGGCGTTGACCAGGGACAGCTGCTGGCTACGAAGGTCAAGGCAACACCAGGGATTCCCGGTGTTGATATCTTTGGCCGTGAAGTTTCTCCAGTACCGGGTAAAGACCTTTTTTTTAAACCCGGTCCGGATATCCTATGCGACCTGGATACAGGCGAAATTCGCGCCGCCTTTGCCGGTGTGCTTTCCGTTATCAATGAAAACAATGTAAAGGTCAGTGCAAAACACGTCATATCCGGTGATATCGATTTCCACACCGGTAACATCGATTCCAGAGATGCGGTTGATATCAGCGGCACGGTAAAGCCAGGCTTCAAAGTAACCACAGGCGGAGACGTAGTTATCGGCGGGAATGTGGAGGCGGCCAACGTCGACAGCCGTGCCAACGTGGTTCTGCGCGGAGGGATCCTGGGTGAGAAGGCTCTTGTCCAGGCTGCTGGCGATGTTGATCTTAATTTCAGTGAAGGCGGTTCCGTTTTCAGCAGGGGGTCGACTATCATCAGGCGCGAGGTTTATTTCAGCACAATCCAGAGCCTGGGAGACATCATCTGCCAAAAGGAATCCAGGGTAGTGGCTTCTGACTTATATGCAGGTGGCAGTATCTCTGTTTTTCAGGTAGATACGGATTCAAGTCCCAATTCCCTGCTTGCTGCAGCCACCGACCCTCTGAGATATGAGCGATACCTCAAACTTCTGAAAAACCTTCATCTAGCTCACGCCAGGATAGAAAAATGGCATCGCCATTTTGGTCCCGGCGCACGCAATGAGGGCTTGGAGGAGCTCGAAGAAGAGCTATCCGATGCCCGCTCCGAACTATTGCCGTTCAATCTTGTCCCGGTTTCATCTGAACACGATAAAACCGGAGGGCTGCGCTATGCATGCAAGCAGAAAATTTCGATACGTGGCTGGATTCAGGCTGGTGCTCTCATCCGTATCGGTAATGCTGAAACAACCTTGCAAAATAACTACGGGAAAGGTTATTTTGCCCTTAACAGTGATACAGACAAGATAGAGTTTCATGGCGCAGCTACATAA
- a CDS encoding tRNA threonylcarbamoyladenosine dehydratase gives MEKFTRIIKLIGKEKFELLQQSSVTIVGLGAVGGHAMEALARAGIGHFRLIDFDNIQLTNINRQILALTTTLGKPKVEAASERILTINPDCTVEALEIFAAEETMEQILAPAPDLLIDAIDSLNPKIQVLAAAHSAAIPIISSMGAALRTDPTKIRYGDIFDTSNCPLARMVRKRLRRRDIGRGISCVYSTEKVDFEYQIAEPEENAPLHADRGRTRNVLGSLPTLTGIFGLYIANQAILQLSSEK, from the coding sequence ATGGAAAAATTCACTCGAATAATCAAATTGATAGGGAAAGAGAAGTTTGAACTGCTGCAGCAGAGCAGCGTTACCATCGTCGGTCTTGGTGCAGTCGGCGGCCACGCCATGGAAGCCCTGGCACGTGCCGGTATTGGACATTTTCGACTGATCGATTTCGACAACATCCAGCTCACCAACATCAACAGGCAGATTCTCGCGCTGACCACCACTCTGGGTAAGCCCAAGGTGGAGGCCGCCAGTGAACGGATCCTCACCATCAATCCAGACTGCACCGTTGAAGCGCTGGAAATTTTCGCCGCTGAAGAGACCATGGAGCAGATACTCGCCCCCGCGCCGGATCTTCTTATTGATGCTATCGATTCGCTCAATCCCAAAATCCAGGTTCTGGCCGCCGCACACTCTGCTGCAATTCCCATTATTTCATCCATGGGTGCGGCCTTACGAACCGATCCAACAAAGATACGCTATGGAGATATCTTCGACACCAGCAACTGCCCGCTTGCCCGGATGGTACGCAAACGGCTGCGCCGCAGAGATATCGGACGGGGTATATCCTGTGTATACTCAACGGAAAAAGTCGATTTCGAATATCAGATTGCCGAACCGGAGGAAAATGCACCGCTGCACGCAGACAGAGGGAGAACTCGCAACGTCCTGGGCAGCCTGCCTACATTAACGGGAATATTCGGTCTCTATATCGCCAACCAGGCCATCCTGCAGCTGAGCTCAGAGAAATAA
- a CDS encoding CBS domain-containing protein produces the protein MFVNLWMVTDPVTVDPAQNLRQAEELFAKHRIRRLPVVEDDILVGVISPGDLEKAMPSILDSEGGNEEEYIAENTEIRTVMTSSPLTVSADDPLVEAVRKMRINKVDGLPVVDGNRLVGVISISDVLEAFIEVMSTDKPGSRFDLKIDHQPESFYTLMKIFQKQNREILAIYQHHGFSKNHQLVTIQTSGNDNEKLLDQLWDNKVTVERVTPII, from the coding sequence ATGTTTGTAAATTTATGGATGGTAACAGACCCGGTTACGGTCGATCCCGCACAAAACCTTCGCCAGGCAGAAGAACTATTTGCAAAACACCGGATACGCCGTCTGCCGGTAGTTGAGGATGATATTCTAGTCGGGGTGATAAGCCCGGGAGATCTTGAAAAAGCCATGCCTTCCATTCTGGATTCAGAAGGAGGCAATGAGGAGGAATATATTGCCGAGAATACCGAAATCAGAACTGTCATGACCTCCTCCCCCTTGACTGTCTCGGCAGATGATCCGCTGGTAGAGGCAGTTCGTAAAATGCGGATAAACAAAGTGGACGGCCTGCCGGTGGTAGACGGCAACAGGCTGGTGGGCGTAATAAGCATCTCCGATGTCCTTGAAGCCTTTATCGAAGTGATGAGCACGGATAAACCAGGTAGCCGTTTTGATTTGAAAATCGATCATCAGCCGGAGTCATTTTACACCTTGATGAAGATTTTCCAGAAGCAGAACAGGGAAATCCTGGCGATCTACCAGCACCATGGGTTCAGCAAAAATCATCAGCTGGTCACCATCCAGACAAGCGGAAACGATAACGAAAAACTGCTTGATCAATTATGGGACAACAAGGTTACGGTGGAGCGGGTCACACCTATTATTTAG
- the rsmB gene encoding 16S rRNA (cytosine(967)-C(5))-methyltransferase RsmB gives MIRTNSRFIAIETLHQLRSTHTPLPLLFQRICENYALEGADRALAMNLIYGVLRNYQYLEIVMTRLCKTPLKKLHPLVFQGLAVGLYQILFLSRIPPSAAVNETVNGIKAAKAPRRLHGFVNGVLRQSIRQRDSLPQPGDPGEDGEPVLNHPDWLTTRWTSRFGKRGMQAICKSNNLRQPLTLRINRQRIEPTEYLSLLAKQNITAASGRYAPDAVILQEYSGAVTALPGFREGYFQVQGEAAQLTALLLRPVQHKGSYLDGCAGLGGKTAHLLQLLAPHQARLIAVEPEERRRNKLLSSVKPLASPETFSLFAGNLQEFVKSETQSFNGILIDAPCSGTGVIGRQPDIRWRRRPEDITRYSAIQKELLNLGGSALLPGGVLVYATCSLEHEENIDNVSAFLEERKDFSLSDCTPWLPEEASPLIRNRCFQPLPSQNIDGFFAARLVRNITDD, from the coding sequence ATGATCAGAACAAATTCCAGATTCATCGCCATTGAAACCCTCCATCAACTGCGCAGCACACATACGCCTCTGCCGCTGCTGTTCCAGCGGATCTGCGAGAACTACGCGCTTGAGGGAGCCGACCGGGCGCTGGCAATGAACCTCATCTATGGTGTTCTGCGTAATTATCAGTACCTTGAAATTGTGATGACCAGGCTGTGCAAAACCCCCTTGAAGAAGCTCCACCCTCTGGTGTTCCAAGGTCTTGCCGTGGGTCTCTACCAGATTCTTTTCCTCAGCCGCATACCGCCGTCCGCCGCGGTCAACGAAACCGTCAACGGCATAAAGGCCGCCAAGGCGCCCAGAAGACTGCATGGCTTCGTCAACGGTGTGCTGCGGCAGAGCATCCGCCAACGCGATTCGTTGCCGCAGCCAGGCGATCCTGGAGAAGACGGTGAACCGGTTCTCAACCATCCCGACTGGCTGACCACACGCTGGACCAGCCGTTTCGGCAAAAGAGGCATGCAGGCTATCTGCAAAAGCAACAACCTCCGGCAGCCGCTGACCCTGCGCATTAATCGCCAGAGAATTGAGCCCACGGAATACCTTTCTCTTCTGGCCAAACAAAACATAACCGCTGCCTCAGGCAGATATGCACCCGACGCCGTTATCCTGCAGGAATACAGTGGTGCGGTAACCGCCCTTCCAGGGTTTCGGGAAGGATATTTCCAGGTGCAGGGCGAGGCCGCCCAACTTACCGCGTTGCTTCTTCGGCCAGTCCAGCACAAAGGCAGCTACCTCGACGGCTGTGCCGGACTCGGCGGCAAAACCGCCCATCTCCTGCAGCTCCTTGCGCCCCACCAGGCACGGCTTATCGCCGTCGAACCGGAGGAGCGGCGCCGCAATAAACTGCTAAGCAGCGTTAAACCTCTTGCTTCGCCGGAAACATTCTCCCTGTTCGCAGGCAACCTGCAGGAATTCGTGAAGAGTGAGACACAGTCCTTTAACGGCATTCTCATTGATGCGCCCTGCTCCGGCACCGGTGTAATCGGCAGACAGCCTGATATTCGCTGGAGGCGACGACCAGAGGATATAACCAGATACAGTGCTATACAGAAAGAACTTCTCAACCTGGGCGGCTCGGCCCTGCTGCCCGGCGGCGTACTTGTGTATGCTACCTGCTCCCTGGAACATGAAGAAAACATTGATAATGTCTCTGCATTTCTCGAGGAAAGAAAGGATTTTTCCCTGTCCGACTGTACCCCCTGGCTACCTGAAGAGGCCTCCCCCCTCATCAGAAATCGATGTTTTCAACCACTTCCTTCGCAAAACATCGACGGCTTTTTTGCCGCTCGGCTTGTCCGTAATATCACTGATGATTAG
- a CDS encoding Fur family transcriptional regulator — translation MQLRMTNQREMILEELQKSKKHFTADELYTRVKKKMPRISLATVYRNLEILSEIGLIRKLEVSGRQKRFDWDTEEHDHIYCVQCHRVDNLELDKKNLGIEAPTSVDGYTITGYRLEFAGLCERCSKQQEERED, via the coding sequence ATGCAGCTACGTATGACAAACCAGCGGGAAATGATTCTTGAAGAGCTTCAAAAGAGCAAGAAACATTTCACAGCTGATGAGCTCTATACCAGAGTGAAAAAGAAAATGCCCCGGATTAGTCTGGCTACTGTTTATCGGAACCTGGAAATTTTATCAGAAATCGGTTTAATTAGAAAACTTGAGGTCAGTGGCAGGCAGAAACGTTTCGACTGGGATACTGAGGAGCACGACCATATCTATTGTGTTCAATGTCACAGGGTCGACAACCTGGAGTTGGACAAAAAAAATCTGGGTATAGAGGCTCCCACCTCGGTAGACGGCTATACCATCACCGGATATAGGTTGGAATTTGCCGGATTGTGTGAGAGGTGTAGCAAACAACAAGAAGAAAGGGAGGATTAG